In a genomic window of Pedobacter sp. KBS0701:
- a CDS encoding FecR domain-containing protein, translating to MDKNYTNINDDLLAKYLLGEANMPECEQVEAWASSNPDHHKQLEDFRTILEKSKLQIDHSIDEHQALERLNIRLQREKKSINYPFVLRWVAVVAIIFSAGLFFYNNLVGNKLSVSSGLNTLTQLLPDGSTAILNKQSSISFIGGFFNKTRAVKLKGEAFFKVSADKSKPFIISINDVQVTVVGTAFNVKGDEKGTIVIVESGIVKVNNQKDSVRLTAGEKVEINQSQVHFTKGENQGKLYNYYYTNELVCDGTPLADLVAVLNEKFKSNIVIVDPSLKALPISTTFKNESLKEILNVIAETFKIKVEYGQNVIKLK from the coding sequence ATGGATAAAAACTATACAAATATTAACGATGATTTGCTGGCAAAATACCTGCTTGGAGAGGCTAATATGCCCGAATGCGAGCAGGTTGAAGCCTGGGCATCATCCAATCCGGATCACCATAAACAGCTGGAGGATTTCAGGACGATACTGGAGAAAAGCAAACTTCAGATCGACCACTCTATAGACGAGCACCAGGCTTTGGAGCGGTTAAACATCCGTTTGCAGCGCGAGAAAAAATCAATTAATTATCCATTCGTTTTACGTTGGGTGGCGGTTGTTGCCATCATTTTTAGTGCGGGTTTATTCTTTTACAACAATTTAGTCGGCAATAAATTAAGCGTGAGCAGTGGCTTAAATACACTAACCCAGCTTTTGCCTGATGGTTCTACCGCGATACTGAATAAACAGTCTTCTATATCCTTTATCGGTGGTTTTTTTAATAAAACCCGGGCTGTAAAATTAAAAGGGGAAGCATTTTTTAAAGTGAGTGCCGATAAATCGAAACCTTTTATCATCAGCATTAACGATGTTCAGGTAACTGTTGTAGGAACGGCATTTAATGTAAAAGGCGATGAAAAAGGAACCATCGTAATTGTAGAAAGTGGTATAGTTAAGGTGAATAACCAAAAAGATAGTGTGCGTTTAACTGCCGGGGAAAAAGTAGAAATTAACCAAAGTCAGGTGCATTTTACCAAAGGTGAAAATCAGGGCAAATTGTACAATTACTATTATACAAATGAGTTGGTTTGCGATGGAACACCGCTGGCTGACCTGGTTGCTGTACTCAATGAAAAATTTAAAAGCAATATCGTAATCGTGGATCCATCTTTAAAGGCACTCCCGATCAGTACTACTTTTAAAAACGAATCGCTTAAAGAAATCCTGAATGTAATAGCCGAAACTTTTAAAATAAAAGTGGAGTATGGGCAGAATGTGATTAAACTTAAATAA
- a CDS encoding DUF6134 family protein translates to MIPALIIWLCKKYLAPKTYKTFSSKSSINPKSVASVLFLICSFSSAFAQQSKFNIKRNGEVIGQLYFQQKDDGDNIYLKITSKVQARFVFKIDVETEDVAHFKNGKLLTSNVNRVVNGSAKEVKKTNLINNAYQIKTGNKTSTLNQPISYNMMLLYAKEPVNIPEIYSDNFQCFIPIQKNGAHQYRINLPDGNYNDYHFENGICKLVVVNHSLYTIRMERV, encoded by the coding sequence ATGATTCCTGCATTAATTATTTGGCTCTGTAAGAAATATCTTGCTCCAAAAACCTACAAAACATTCTCGTCTAAAAGCTCAATCAATCCAAAAAGTGTTGCTTCGGTGCTCTTTCTTATCTGTTCATTTTCATCGGCTTTTGCGCAGCAAAGTAAATTTAACATCAAGCGCAATGGCGAAGTAATCGGTCAGCTATATTTTCAGCAAAAAGACGATGGCGATAATATTTATCTAAAAATAACTTCGAAAGTACAAGCCCGTTTTGTTTTCAAAATAGATGTTGAAACGGAAGATGTTGCCCATTTCAAAAATGGCAAACTGCTTACTTCAAACGTAAACAGGGTTGTAAATGGCAGCGCCAAAGAAGTTAAGAAAACAAACTTGATCAATAATGCCTATCAAATTAAAACCGGCAATAAAACCAGTACGCTCAACCAGCCAATCAGTTATAATATGATGCTTTTATATGCGAAAGAGCCTGTAAATATCCCGGAAATTTATTCCGATAACTTTCAATGTTTTATTCCCATTCAAAAAAATGGTGCACATCAGTATAGAATCAATCTTCCCGACGGTAACTATAACGATTACCATTTCGAAAACGGGATCTGTAAACTGGTGGTCGTAAATCATTCATTGTACACCATCCGGATGGAAAGGGTTTAA
- a CDS encoding RNA polymerase sigma-70 factor, whose amino-acid sequence MESNDTHLIGLIKSGNKQAFDEVFLKHFKSLHAYAFTIIREKDDAEEIVQNVFVRIWTKRDQLKEDGFLKSFLYRSVHNESLNYLKHQKVRSNFNIHYADTVKNDTGNLNTEIMATELEKNIHSAINELPEKCRNVFQLSRFDQMKYQEIADALNISIKTVENQMGKALKILRLKVVDFLILVFILLK is encoded by the coding sequence TTGGAAAGTAACGATACCCATCTTATCGGATTAATTAAAAGCGGTAATAAACAGGCTTTCGACGAAGTGTTTTTAAAACATTTCAAAAGTCTGCATGCATACGCTTTTACCATAATCAGAGAAAAAGATGATGCTGAAGAGATTGTTCAAAATGTTTTTGTGCGCATCTGGACAAAAAGGGATCAGCTTAAAGAAGATGGTTTTTTAAAATCTTTTCTTTACCGATCAGTACATAACGAAAGTTTAAACTACCTCAAACATCAAAAAGTGAGGTCAAATTTTAACATCCATTATGCCGATACGGTGAAAAACGATACAGGTAACTTAAATACAGAGATTATGGCAACAGAACTGGAAAAAAATATCCATTCGGCGATAAACGAACTACCTGAGAAGTGCCGGAATGTATTTCAGTTGAGCAGGTTCGACCAGATGAAATATCAGGAAATTGCCGACGCACTAAATATTTCGATCAAAACGGTAGAAAACCAGATGGGGAAAGCTTTAAAAATTTTACGCCTTAAGGTGGTCGATTTCCTGATCCTCGTTTTTATATTATTGAAATAA
- a CDS encoding NAD-dependent epimerase/dehydratase family protein, producing MEVVANKYLKVLVTGASGFIGRKLSFALAEMGFEVIALCRNIKHPFLIQHRNIRLVKGDILDLVSLEHAMEDCYQVYHTAAMAKMWCKNEQDFYDVNVIGTRNVLSCALKLGVGRVVHTSTCGVWGPTLNLPVSENDPRAVGFPISYERTKYLAELEVREFVKKGLEVVIVNPSRVYGDGPITDSNTVSKMVTGYINGTWHFIPGDGKSIANYAFVDDVVDGHIAAMQNGRNGERYILGGTDISFNGFFNTLKQLTGKQRILYKIPVNIIKAYSLLESIKTRLFNLTPFFLPEFADRLRCNQQYSSNKAITELNYRITPFAVGLGKTINHFKSN from the coding sequence ATGGAAGTAGTAGCAAATAAATACCTAAAGGTTTTGGTTACCGGAGCGTCGGGCTTTATCGGTCGAAAATTAAGTTTTGCCCTGGCAGAAATGGGTTTCGAGGTGATTGCACTTTGCCGAAATATAAAACATCCATTTTTGATTCAACATAGAAACATCCGGCTTGTAAAAGGTGATATTTTGGACCTTGTAAGTTTAGAACATGCAATGGAAGATTGTTACCAGGTTTACCATACCGCTGCCATGGCCAAAATGTGGTGTAAAAATGAGCAGGATTTTTACGATGTAAATGTAATCGGAACCAGAAATGTACTCAGTTGTGCTTTAAAACTGGGAGTCGGGCGGGTAGTGCATACTTCAACCTGTGGGGTATGGGGACCAACTTTAAATTTGCCGGTTTCGGAGAACGACCCCCGGGCGGTTGGTTTCCCGATCAGTTACGAACGCACAAAATACCTGGCCGAGCTGGAGGTAAGAGAATTTGTAAAAAAGGGACTGGAAGTGGTGATTGTAAATCCATCGAGGGTATACGGTGACGGACCAATTACCGATAGCAATACGGTGAGTAAAATGGTTACAGGCTACATTAACGGTACCTGGCATTTTATTCCAGGTGATGGAAAATCAATAGCCAATTATGCTTTTGTTGATGATGTGGTAGATGGGCATATCGCCGCTATGCAAAATGGAAGAAACGGCGAACGGTATATTTTAGGTGGAACTGATATCTCATTTAACGGCTTTTTCAATACTTTAAAGCAGCTAACAGGTAAACAGCGGATTTTATATAAAATCCCGGTTAACATTATTAAAGCTTATAGTTTGCTGGAGTCGATCAAAACAAGGCTGTTTAACCTTACGCCGTTTTTCCTGCCAGAATTTGCAGATAGGTTAAGGTGCAATCAGCAATACTCAAGCAACAAAGCCATTACCGAACTAAATTACAGGATTACGCCTTTTGCGGTGGGTTTGGGGAAAACCATTAATCACTTTAAATCTAATTAG
- a CDS encoding SDR family oxidoreductase — protein MRQLTALITGASEGLGKSFAIESAKRSLGLVLVSLPNSGLEHLANYLRVNFNSKVLCIELDLTKNDAAIEIFEKLKERKIEVNVLINNAGLGNWSWFEDKNVDFYRTQIDLNITNTVLLTRLFLNHIDKNAASYILNVGSLGGHFIVPKKQVYGATKSFIGYFTRCLQLELSGTNVHISLLSPGGINTKPELLVMNNELKGFAKATILEADYVAKTAMDGMLKGKKEIIPGFANRILVLLDKIIPGFLKEIIIRRKLKSILAA, from the coding sequence ATGAGACAGTTAACAGCACTAATTACAGGGGCAAGTGAGGGTTTGGGCAAATCTTTCGCCATTGAATCGGCCAAACGCAGTCTAGGGCTGGTATTGGTTTCGCTACCTAACAGTGGCTTAGAGCATTTGGCAAATTATCTTCGTGTAAATTTTAACAGCAAAGTTTTGTGCATTGAGCTCGATTTGACCAAAAACGATGCAGCAATCGAAATATTTGAAAAACTAAAGGAACGGAAAATTGAGGTCAACGTTTTGATTAATAACGCAGGTTTGGGAAACTGGAGTTGGTTTGAAGATAAAAATGTAGATTTTTACCGGACACAGATTGATCTTAACATTACGAATACCGTGCTGCTTACCCGTTTGTTTTTAAACCATATCGATAAAAACGCAGCAAGTTATATTTTAAACGTGGGGAGTTTAGGTGGTCACTTTATCGTTCCTAAAAAACAGGTTTATGGGGCAACTAAGTCGTTTATAGGTTATTTTACCCGTTGTTTACAGCTAGAGTTAAGCGGTACAAATGTGCATATTAGTTTACTCAGTCCTGGTGGCATTAACACCAAACCAGAATTATTGGTAATGAACAATGAACTTAAAGGTTTTGCCAAAGCGACTATTTTAGAAGCTGATTATGTAGCCAAAACAGCAATGGATGGTATGTTGAAAGGAAAAAAAGAAATTATACCGGGTTTTGCGAATCGCATTTTGGTGTTGCTGGATAAAATTATACCAGGCTTTTTAAAAGAAATTATAATTAGGCGTAAATTGAAATCGATTTTAGCAGCATAG